A genomic region of Rhipicephalus sanguineus isolate Rsan-2018 chromosome 3, BIME_Rsan_1.4, whole genome shotgun sequence contains the following coding sequences:
- the LOC119384996 gene encoding uncharacterized protein LOC119384996 has translation MRIIGLLRPQPTRPRHAPTLRELLLEVQKHEQEDLNRYTKERQRQLVVLLVIAVLLLYFAGVVGAYVYYDNAEQTPAVPGRRRVPLKMLRSTINGSATTVAQHSLLRSWKRAALEAFRNRRL, from the exons ATGAGGATCATCGGACTTCTGCGACCACAGCCCACACGACCGCGCCACGCTCCGACACTGCGTGAGCTGCTGCTTGAAGTGCAGAAACATGAACAAGAAGATTTG AACCGTTACACCAAGGAGCGTCAGCGGCAGCTCGTCGTGCTGCTGGTGATCGCCGTGCTCTTGCTCTACTTCGCGGGAGTCGTCGGCGCTTACGTCTACTACGACAACGCGGAGCAGACGCCAGCTGTGCCAGGACGTCGACGAGTGCCCCTTAAAATGTTGCGAAGCACGATCAATGGATCTGCAACAACGGTGGCCCAACATTCTCTGCTGCGCTCATGGAAGCGCGCCGCCCTGGAGGCCTTCCGAAATCGGCGCCTTTAG